The Virgibacillus dokdonensis genome includes a window with the following:
- the glmS gene encoding glutamine--fructose-6-phosphate transaminase (isomerizing) has product MCGIVGYIGQDDTKEVLLNGLEKLEYRGYDSAGIATLNDTGVQVVKVKGRIAKLRESIDSSLRATMGIGHTRWATHGVPSEENAHPHQSVSGRFTLVHNGVIENYQELKENYLGNVRFVSETDTEVIVQLIEKLFAETNNTAAAFRKAMRLLKGSYAIGMIDHENKDTLYVAKNKSPLLVGLGNGFNVVASDAMATLKATDQYVEIHDQEVVLVHREYIEIHDLDGNSIMREPYTAQIDANDIEKGTYPHFMLKEIDEQPFVMRKIIREYQTENNELKLDQNIRQAMNSCDRIYIIAAGTSYHAGLVGKEFIEKLANVPVEVHIASEFSYNMPLLSEKPLFIFISQSGETADSRAVLVKIKEMGHPALTITNVPGSTLSREADYTLNLYAGPEIAVASTKAYTAQIAVLAILAVDTAKTKGLPLDFDPMQELAIVANAMEVLTDQKEAIEDLARKYLHTARNAFFIGRSVDYHVCLEAALKLKEISYIQAEGFAGGELKHGTIALIEEGTPVIALATQENVNYSIRGNVQEVVARGANDMVISMKGLERDTDAFVIPHVHELLTPLASVVPLQLLSYYAALHRDCDVDKPRNLAKSVTVE; this is encoded by the coding sequence ATGTGTGGAATTGTAGGATATATCGGCCAGGATGATACGAAAGAAGTTTTACTAAATGGTCTTGAAAAGCTTGAATACAGAGGTTATGATTCAGCAGGTATTGCAACTTTAAATGACACAGGTGTTCAAGTTGTGAAAGTAAAAGGTCGAATTGCAAAATTAAGAGAAAGCATAGATAGCTCATTACGTGCAACGATGGGAATCGGTCATACGCGCTGGGCGACTCATGGTGTGCCAAGCGAAGAGAATGCACATCCGCATCAAAGCGTGTCTGGCAGATTTACCCTTGTTCATAATGGCGTTATCGAAAATTACCAAGAATTAAAAGAGAACTATCTTGGGAACGTGCGTTTTGTTAGTGAAACAGATACAGAAGTCATTGTGCAACTGATTGAAAAGCTGTTCGCAGAAACAAACAATACAGCAGCAGCTTTTCGTAAAGCAATGCGTCTATTAAAGGGGTCCTATGCGATCGGTATGATTGATCATGAGAACAAAGATACGCTGTATGTTGCTAAAAATAAGAGTCCTTTGTTAGTTGGATTAGGTAACGGATTTAATGTTGTTGCAAGTGACGCCATGGCAACATTAAAAGCAACGGATCAGTATGTCGAAATTCATGATCAGGAAGTAGTGCTCGTTCATCGTGAATATATTGAAATTCATGATCTTGATGGAAATTCCATTATGCGTGAACCATATACAGCTCAAATCGATGCCAATGATATTGAAAAAGGGACGTACCCTCACTTCATGTTAAAGGAAATCGATGAGCAGCCGTTTGTTATGCGTAAAATTATTCGCGAATATCAAACAGAAAATAATGAACTTAAACTAGATCAGAACATTCGTCAGGCTATGAACAGCTGTGATCGTATTTATATTATTGCAGCAGGAACAAGTTATCATGCTGGGTTAGTTGGAAAGGAATTTATCGAAAAACTTGCCAACGTTCCAGTCGAAGTTCATATTGCCAGTGAATTTTCATATAACATGCCATTATTGTCAGAAAAACCGTTGTTTATTTTTATCTCCCAAAGTGGAGAAACAGCAGACAGTCGTGCTGTATTAGTAAAAATTAAAGAAATGGGACATCCAGCATTAACGATTACGAATGTGCCTGGATCCACCCTTTCTCGTGAAGCAGATTATACGTTAAACTTATATGCAGGTCCAGAAATTGCGGTAGCTTCTACCAAAGCTTATACAGCGCAAATTGCCGTATTGGCTATATTAGCAGTCGACACTGCAAAAACAAAGGGATTACCGTTGGATTTTGATCCAATGCAGGAGCTAGCGATCGTTGCTAATGCAATGGAAGTGCTAACCGATCAAAAAGAAGCGATAGAAGATTTGGCACGGAAGTATTTGCATACAGCTCGCAACGCATTTTTTATCGGTCGAAGCGTAGATTACCACGTGTGCTTAGAAGCAGCTCTTAAGCTAAAAGAAATCTCCTATATCCAGGCTGAAGGCTTTGCTGGTGGAGAATTAAAGCATGGAACGATTGCTTTAATTGAAGAAGGAACTCCAGTTATTGCATTGGCCACTCAGGAAAATGTGAATTACTCCATTCGTGGCAATGTGCAGGAAGTAGTAGCACGTGGAGCGAATGATATGGTTATTAGTATGAAGGGGCTAGAGCGAGATACGGATGCATTTGTCATCCCGCATGTTCATGAATTGCTCACACCACTTGCTAGTGTTGTGCCATTACAACTATTGTCTTACTACGCTGCATTACATCGTGATTGCGATGTTGATAAACCTCGTAACTTGGCAAAAAGTGTGACTGTGGAGTAG
- a CDS encoding DUF2812 domain-containing protein, whose product MKTVWKPFWSYNVKKTEKWLQAKALQGEQLVDIKPLYRLFIFEAGNQPQAIHYHIAYHKQQNHKLPLLLQQSGWGECCQRGRWYIFTNQQKTKDIHNYPVRREIIKRNRNLFYFFAALTMYVLLTLLLFVIMSGIIVFYHGNTLTFSPVFVWHTLLVISIGLTIIGIFSTIRLYQSNKHFW is encoded by the coding sequence GTGAAAACAGTGTGGAAGCCATTTTGGAGTTATAATGTAAAAAAGACAGAAAAATGGCTTCAGGCAAAAGCTTTGCAAGGAGAGCAATTGGTGGACATAAAGCCTCTTTACCGTTTGTTTATCTTCGAAGCAGGCAACCAACCTCAGGCGATTCACTATCATATTGCTTATCATAAACAGCAAAACCATAAGCTGCCTCTATTATTACAGCAAAGTGGATGGGGAGAATGTTGTCAACGAGGACGTTGGTATATTTTTACTAATCAACAGAAAACAAAAGACATCCATAATTATCCTGTCCGTCGAGAAATTATTAAGCGCAATCGCAATTTATTCTATTTTTTTGCTGCATTAACCATGTACGTGCTTCTTACCTTGCTACTGTTTGTTATTATGAGTGGAATTATTGTATTTTATCATGGGAACACCCTTACTTTTTCCCCTGTTTTTGTATGGCACACACTCCTTGTAATTAGTATTGGTTTAACTATTATTGGCATATTTTCCACTATACGCCTCTACCAATCCAATAAACATTTTTGGTAA
- a CDS encoding PTS galactitol transporter subunit IIC codes for MEAIIKFANSIFQPIIDLGAAPMMFILLTLLAVLMRVKVSKALEGGLKLAIALTGIGAVIDLLTSNFAPALQDFVKSTGIELTITDVGWAPLATITWGSAYTLFFLMILVIVNLVLLVLNKTDTLDVDIFNFWHLSITGLLVMFYSNNLFIATLLVIMLGVMKFINADLMKPTFNDLLDMPESNPTTTTHLNFLLNPLIMLFDKFFEKVMPFLDKYDFDAAWLNEKIGFWGSKFAIGIYLGAFVGLLGQQSVTTIFALAFIGGTALELFSIVGTWFIAAMEPISQGITTFMSKRLQGRTFNIGIDWPFLAARPEMWAAANVLAPIMLFIALILPGNGILPLGGIIAIGLTPALLVVCRGKIIRMILIGTIMIPVFLWSGTVIAPFVTDVATSVGAMPSGIESGALITHSTLEGPVEKFIAILIGKAANGFELIPVLTALGTIAAYLSLFVWYVKQMKKRNKEYKDEKKAA; via the coding sequence ATGGAAGCAATTATTAAATTTGCAAACTCAATATTTCAGCCTATTATTGATTTAGGTGCAGCACCAATGATGTTTATATTACTTACTTTGCTTGCGGTATTAATGAGAGTTAAAGTGAGTAAAGCGCTTGAAGGCGGTCTTAAATTAGCAATCGCATTAACGGGTATTGGGGCAGTTATTGATTTATTGACTAGTAATTTTGCACCTGCCTTGCAGGATTTTGTAAAGTCTACCGGCATCGAATTAACTATCACTGATGTAGGCTGGGCTCCGCTTGCTACCATTACTTGGGGATCGGCATATACGTTATTTTTCTTAATGATTTTAGTTATTGTCAATCTTGTATTATTAGTTTTGAATAAAACGGACACACTTGATGTAGATATTTTTAACTTTTGGCATTTATCGATAACGGGTCTGCTAGTTATGTTTTATTCTAATAATCTTTTTATTGCTACTCTATTAGTTATCATGTTAGGAGTTATGAAATTTATCAACGCTGATTTAATGAAGCCAACATTTAATGATTTACTGGACATGCCTGAATCGAATCCAACGACAACGACACATTTAAACTTTTTGCTAAACCCTTTAATTATGCTATTTGATAAATTCTTTGAAAAGGTAATGCCATTTCTTGATAAATACGATTTTGACGCAGCGTGGTTGAATGAAAAGATAGGTTTCTGGGGAAGTAAATTTGCTATTGGTATTTACTTAGGGGCTTTTGTTGGTTTGTTAGGGCAACAATCCGTCACAACTATCTTCGCATTAGCTTTTATTGGTGGTACAGCTCTTGAATTATTTTCTATAGTCGGCACATGGTTTATAGCTGCGATGGAGCCAATTTCTCAAGGAATTACAACCTTTATGAGTAAGCGTTTACAAGGTCGGACTTTTAATATTGGTATTGATTGGCCGTTCCTAGCAGCTCGTCCTGAAATGTGGGCAGCAGCTAATGTCTTAGCTCCAATTATGCTATTTATTGCTCTCATTTTACCTGGTAATGGTATTCTTCCTTTAGGAGGTATTATTGCAATTGGTTTAACTCCGGCTTTGTTAGTTGTTTGTCGAGGGAAAATTATCCGAATGATTTTAATAGGTACCATTATGATTCCCGTCTTTCTTTGGTCAGGGACAGTAATAGCGCCATTTGTAACAGACGTTGCAACATCTGTTGGAGCCATGCCTTCTGGAATTGAAAGTGGAGCACTCATTACACATTCTACACTGGAGGGGCCAGTTGAAAAATTTATTGCTATATTAATAGGGAAAGCTGCTAATGGTTTCGAATTAATACCAGTGTTAACAGCGTTGGGAACAATTGCAGCATATTTGAGCTTATTTGTTTGGTATGTAAAACAGATGAAGAAACGTAATAAAGAATATAAAGATGAAAAAAAAGCAGCCTAA
- a CDS encoding PTS fructose transporter subunit IIB, which produces MIKILAACGAGINSSHQIKTAIEEEMKKRGYDVKVDAVVVKDINKEMMDQYDIFTPISKIKFSFDINIPTIEAGPILYRIPAMAEPVFEELVSAIKKIKK; this is translated from the coding sequence ATGATTAAAATTTTAGCGGCGTGTGGAGCGGGTATTAACTCAAGTCATCAGATTAAAACAGCAATTGAGGAAGAAATGAAAAAAAGAGGTTATGATGTCAAGGTAGATGCTGTAGTAGTAAAGGATATTAACAAGGAGATGATGGATCAGTATGATATTTTCACTCCAATTTCTAAGATTAAATTTAGCTTTGATATAAATATTCCTACAATAGAGGCCGGGCCTATTCTCTACCGCATACCTGCTATGGCGGAACCAGTTTTCGAAGAATTAGTAAGCGCTATCAAAAAAATAAAGAAATAA
- a CDS encoding PTS sugar transporter subunit IIA, producing the protein MSVCCSLFEKDLILFSDAQTQDEVFDEIGNILMEKGLVKESFIEAIKSREKEYPTGLDLSPVEKGLSNVAIPHTEPEYCRSQSIVFVKLNNEVTFKNMISPEVDVSVTYLFFIINNKKQNQTNVLSNLMAFLTNKENVKNLDTLNSAEPIYNFLTNKF; encoded by the coding sequence ATGAGTGTATGTTGTTCTCTTTTCGAAAAGGATCTCATTTTATTTAGTGACGCACAAACACAAGATGAAGTTTTTGATGAAATAGGGAATATTTTAATGGAAAAAGGACTTGTTAAAGAAAGCTTTATAGAGGCTATTAAAAGTAGAGAAAAGGAATATCCAACAGGACTAGACCTTTCTCCTGTTGAAAAAGGATTGTCAAATGTTGCTATCCCCCATACAGAACCAGAATATTGTAGATCGCAATCCATTGTTTTTGTGAAATTAAATAATGAAGTAACCTTTAAAAATATGATTAGTCCAGAAGTAGATGTAAGTGTTACTTATTTGTTTTTTATTATTAATAATAAAAAACAAAATCAAACCAATGTATTATCTAATTTAATGGCTTTTTTGACAAATAAAGAGAATGTTAAGAATCTAGATACATTAAATTCAGCCGAACCCATTTATAACTTTTTAACCAATAAATTTTAA
- the lacB gene encoding galactose-6-phosphate isomerase subunit LacB gives MRISIGCDHIVTEVKDHFVKYLAESGHEVIDNGTHDKERTHYPIYGKKTAEKVVLGAADLGIVICGTGVGISVSANKVQGARAALVRDVEAARYAKENLHANIIAMGGRITGIGLMEDIVDAFIKTKYKATPEEEEVIKKIDRLVGNEEQLNNDHYFDEFIDKWEQGAYQD, from the coding sequence ATGAGAATTTCTATAGGATGCGACCATATTGTTACAGAAGTAAAAGATCATTTTGTGAAGTATTTAGCGGAAAGTGGTCACGAAGTTATTGATAATGGAACCCATGACAAAGAACGTACACATTATCCGATCTATGGTAAAAAGACAGCTGAAAAAGTTGTTCTTGGCGCAGCTGATTTAGGAATTGTTATTTGTGGGACTGGCGTAGGGATTTCAGTCAGTGCCAATAAAGTACAGGGTGCTCGTGCTGCTTTGGTTAGAGATGTAGAGGCTGCCCGATATGCCAAAGAAAACTTACATGCAAATATTATTGCGATGGGAGGGAGAATTACAGGTATAGGGTTAATGGAAGATATAGTAGATGCATTTATTAAAACTAAATACAAAGCAACACCTGAAGAAGAGGAAGTGATAAAAAAAATAGATCGCCTTGTAGGTAATGAGGAACAATTGAATAATGACCATTACTTTGATGAATTTATTGACAAATGGGAGCAGGGAGCGTATCAAGATTAA
- the lacA gene encoding galactose-6-phosphate isomerase subunit LacA, which produces MKVVMGSDVKGFELKEFIKQRLVYLGYDVEDITPKKMNDFYDVTIDLTEFIQKHDGSQGVMFDEYGVGPFMIANKCKGIICANVFDEHSAKMTRAHNNTNMITIGAGIVGNRLAERIVETFLASDYEGGRHQIRVDMLNKMC; this is translated from the coding sequence ATGAAAGTAGTAATGGGTAGTGATGTTAAAGGATTTGAGCTTAAAGAATTTATTAAGCAGCGCCTTGTGTATTTAGGGTACGACGTTGAGGATATAACTCCCAAAAAAATGAACGATTTTTATGATGTAACTATTGATTTGACTGAGTTTATTCAAAAACATGATGGTAGCCAAGGAGTGATGTTTGATGAATATGGAGTTGGTCCATTTATGATTGCAAATAAATGTAAAGGTATTATATGTGCAAATGTATTTGACGAACACTCTGCAAAAATGACAAGAGCTCATAATAATACAAATATGATTACAATTGGAGCGGGCATTGTGGGAAATAGGTTGGCCGAAAGAATAGTTGAAACATTTTTAGCTTCAGATTATGAAGGTGGAAGGCATCAAATTCGAGTGGATATGCTAAATAAAATGTGTTAG
- a CDS encoding DeoR/GlpR family DNA-binding transcription regulator → MLKENRQKQILNLIDEKGFLKVAEASNLLSVAEMTIRRDLMELEEMGLIERVHGGAKRRVQKKTHYTELSHLQKQALHIDEKKHIAKKAAELIEENDVLFIGAGTTTEYIYDYINVNAAKIITNSISVFNRFKDDARYDLILIGGRLRERTGTFIGYFTRKWIQDIKVQKVFIGTNGIKNDHITTAEEEEGVVQQIILKNSDENYILADSSKFGVEAFQVLCHIDAIDGIVTDRKLSPQFKNYYQNKCNMIM, encoded by the coding sequence ATGTTGAAAGAAAATCGACAAAAGCAAATATTGAATTTAATAGATGAGAAAGGATTTCTGAAGGTAGCTGAAGCCTCCAATTTATTAAGTGTAGCTGAAATGACCATTCGACGTGATTTAATGGAGCTGGAGGAAATGGGTTTAATAGAAAGAGTGCATGGGGGAGCAAAAAGAAGGGTCCAGAAAAAGACGCATTATACTGAATTATCCCATTTGCAAAAACAAGCGCTTCATATAGATGAGAAAAAGCATATAGCGAAAAAAGCAGCAGAATTAATTGAAGAAAACGATGTTTTGTTCATTGGTGCAGGAACCACAACGGAATACATTTATGATTATATAAACGTTAATGCAGCAAAAATAATTACCAATTCTATCTCGGTGTTTAATCGGTTTAAGGACGATGCAAGGTATGACCTTATTTTAATAGGTGGTAGATTACGTGAACGTACGGGAACTTTTATTGGATATTTCACACGAAAGTGGATACAAGATATAAAAGTCCAAAAAGTCTTTATCGGTACAAATGGGATAAAAAATGACCATATAACTACTGCAGAAGAGGAGGAAGGTGTTGTCCAACAAATAATATTGAAAAATTCTGATGAGAATTATATTTTGGCAGACAGCTCTAAATTTGGTGTAGAAGCTTTTCAGGTATTGTGCCACATTGATGCGATAGACGGGATTGTTACTGATCGTAAATTGTCTCCCCAGTTTAAAAATTATTATCAAAATAAGTGCAACATGATTATGTAA
- a CDS encoding S9 family peptidase has protein sequence MIPFPKPTVEQFSRTFAITNFTVTPNEKRVLFSTNLNGKMNVWAMDLPNTFPYLFAHREESCSFLKCDPENRYVLAGFDQDGDENHHIYAIPPEGGLPQPLVTGDPEEKYFFAHLSDDGERIYYMTSEGNASFLNTRVRHLKEEKDTLLHVGEVGPTFLEAVSEEEKAFVFTQTYANTYVIGFVKVGTEQIPLTSDTEKVHVVMDPVFVDETTIFFLTDYEDEYTYLAKFDVNSRTFSKVIAVEEESINFLKWNKEKQCFYFVTEKGVTDKLYQFDLIKKELLTIDAPTDTIDQLVVAKSGNLYVLGRAATSPANIYRCTYEGGSWTMLTNNRVLGVASEEMVVPEVVTYRSYDGMEIEALLFKAHAHYDNGYTIFWPHGGPQAAERKEFRSMFQALLNRGYSIFAPNFRGSTGYGASFVKMVEQDWGEGPRLDCLEGIKWLFDNDITTKEKLFLVGGSYGGYMALLLHGRHPEYFKAVVDIFGPSDLFTFVNSVPPHWKPMMDRWLGDPERDKERFITDSPVTYLEGMTKPMLVIQGAKDPRVVKAESDQIVAKLKEKGRDVDYLVLEDEGHGFSKKENEIKVYQRMLDFLDQHRDS, from the coding sequence ATGATACCATTTCCGAAACCTACTGTGGAACAGTTCTCTCGCACGTTTGCCATCACTAATTTTACTGTAACTCCTAATGAAAAAAGGGTCCTATTCAGCACCAATTTAAATGGAAAAATGAACGTGTGGGCAATGGACTTGCCAAATACGTTCCCATATTTATTTGCTCATCGCGAAGAATCGTGTAGCTTTCTAAAATGTGATCCGGAAAATCGTTATGTACTAGCAGGGTTTGATCAGGATGGTGATGAAAATCATCATATTTATGCTATACCACCAGAAGGAGGGCTGCCACAGCCGCTTGTTACTGGAGACCCGGAAGAAAAGTACTTTTTTGCGCACTTGAGTGATGACGGTGAGCGTATTTATTATATGACATCGGAAGGAAATGCATCATTTTTAAATACGCGTGTTCGCCATTTGAAGGAGGAAAAAGATACCTTGCTTCATGTGGGCGAAGTAGGCCCAACTTTTTTAGAAGCTGTTTCTGAAGAAGAAAAGGCCTTTGTTTTTACACAGACGTATGCCAACACATATGTTATAGGATTTGTAAAAGTGGGCACAGAACAGATCCCGTTAACTTCTGACACGGAGAAAGTACATGTTGTCATGGATCCAGTATTTGTAGACGAAACGACGATTTTCTTTTTAACCGATTATGAGGATGAATATACGTATTTAGCCAAGTTCGATGTGAATAGCAGAACATTTTCTAAAGTTATAGCCGTTGAAGAAGAAAGTATTAATTTCCTAAAATGGAACAAGGAAAAACAATGCTTTTATTTCGTAACAGAAAAAGGGGTGACGGATAAGCTATATCAATTTGATCTTATAAAAAAAGAGCTGCTTACGATAGATGCACCAACAGACACGATCGATCAATTGGTAGTTGCGAAGTCAGGCAATCTTTATGTGTTAGGTAGAGCGGCGACATCACCGGCAAATATTTATCGGTGTACATACGAGGGTGGAAGTTGGACGATGCTAACGAATAATCGTGTTCTCGGCGTTGCCAGTGAAGAGATGGTTGTGCCTGAGGTTGTGACGTACCGGTCCTATGATGGAATGGAAATCGAAGCATTATTATTTAAAGCTCACGCCCACTATGATAATGGCTATACTATTTTTTGGCCGCATGGTGGACCACAAGCAGCAGAACGAAAAGAATTCCGTTCCATGTTTCAAGCACTGCTAAATCGTGGTTATTCGATATTTGCCCCTAATTTCCGAGGAAGTACTGGATACGGAGCATCATTTGTAAAGATGGTTGAACAAGACTGGGGAGAGGGACCGCGTCTTGATTGTTTGGAAGGAATAAAGTGGTTATTTGATAACGACATTACTACGAAAGAAAAATTATTTTTAGTTGGTGGAAGCTACGGTGGTTATATGGCGCTACTATTGCATGGTCGCCATCCTGAGTACTTTAAAGCTGTTGTAGATATTTTTGGACCGTCTGACTTATTTACATTTGTAAACTCGGTGCCTCCGCATTGGAAACCAATGATGGACCGTTGGCTTGGCGATCCAGAACGAGACAAAGAACGATTCATTACGGATTCCCCTGTAACGTACTTAGAAGGTATGACAAAGCCAATGCTCGTCATCCAAGGTGCGAAAGATCCTCGAGTTGTAAAAGCAGAATCGGACCAAATTGTCGCTAAATTGAAGGAAAAAGGTCGTGATGTTGACTATCTTGTACTTGAAGATGAAGGACATGGCTTTTCTAAAAAAGAGAACGAAATTAAAGTGTATCAACGTATGCTTGACTTTTTAGATCAGCACAGAGATAGCTAG
- a CDS encoding ABC transporter ATP-binding protein → MTLVLEHVHKVYQDGPKEYVALNDASLQVQAGEFVAVVGPSGSGKSTLLSIAGALLSPTSGKVLLDGENIVTLSKKEVTKRRLEKIGFIFQAAHLLPYLKVKDQLNVISALAHKSKQQKTDILAHVGLEHRIHHYPNELSGGERQRVAIARALVNDPKLILADEPTASLDSSRGQEVVKLLANEVKEGNKAGVMVTHDERVLGYADRIITIRDGKVELG, encoded by the coding sequence ATGACGTTAGTATTAGAGCATGTCCATAAAGTATATCAAGATGGACCAAAAGAGTATGTTGCTTTAAATGATGCTTCTTTACAGGTGCAGGCTGGAGAATTTGTAGCAGTCGTTGGTCCTTCAGGATCAGGAAAAAGTACGCTGTTATCTATTGCAGGCGCATTATTATCACCTACTAGCGGCAAAGTTTTACTGGATGGGGAAAATATTGTAACGCTATCTAAGAAAGAAGTAACGAAGCGCAGGTTGGAAAAAATCGGGTTTATTTTTCAAGCCGCTCATTTACTTCCATATTTAAAAGTGAAGGATCAATTAAATGTTATTTCTGCCCTTGCTCATAAATCGAAGCAGCAAAAAACAGACATACTTGCTCATGTTGGTTTAGAGCACCGTATTCATCATTATCCGAATGAGCTTTCTGGTGGGGAAAGGCAGCGAGTAGCTATTGCTAGAGCATTAGTGAATGATCCGAAACTTATATTGGCGGACGAGCCGACAGCAAGCCTCGACTCTAGTCGCGGACAGGAAGTCGTCAAGCTACTCGCTAATGAGGTGAAAGAGGGCAATAAAGCGGGTGTAATGGTAACGCATGATGAGCGCGTTTTAGGCTATGCTGACAGAATCATTACTATTCGCGATGGAAAAGTGGAATTGGGTTAA
- a CDS encoding ABC transporter permease: MFLAIRELLFAKTKYILIGLITTLTVSLIFIVSGLAEGLSADNASSIQGLTADSLVLEAEAEGELGSSFIPMHQAKEIINDQEQEANTLSIQMMNATVGGGDKQISLALFATERDGMLIPEVTEGRSPKQENEVLADESLKQDGIQLGDELQLGEETTYVVAGFTTEQRYSHTPVVFVKSDDLEQVNAVAVKGESVADGAYSTIPKMDALHGIPSYSQEQASLNMMIIFLYVITAFVLAVFFYVMTLQKRDQFGVLKALGANNKYLISGLITQVILLSIVSVGIATAISFGLGALFPADMPFILNMATIVQPAIIIIVVSVLGAVVSLYQVIQIDPLEAIEGVAT; this comes from the coding sequence ATGTTTCTGGCCATTAGAGAACTCTTATTTGCAAAAACAAAATATATTTTAATCGGCTTAATTACAACGTTAACGGTAAGTCTTATTTTTATTGTATCTGGTTTAGCTGAAGGCTTATCTGCAGATAATGCATCTTCTATTCAAGGTTTAACAGCCGACTCCCTTGTCTTAGAAGCGGAAGCAGAAGGCGAGTTAGGCAGCTCATTTATTCCAATGCATCAAGCAAAGGAAATAATAAATGATCAAGAACAGGAGGCTAATACGCTCTCTATCCAAATGATGAATGCAACAGTCGGTGGTGGAGACAAGCAAATTAGCCTAGCATTATTTGCAACAGAACGTGATGGTATGTTAATTCCGGAAGTAACGGAAGGGAGGTCTCCTAAGCAAGAAAATGAAGTGCTAGCGGATGAAAGTCTAAAGCAGGATGGCATTCAATTAGGTGATGAATTACAGTTGGGTGAGGAAACGACCTATGTCGTAGCTGGGTTTACAACAGAGCAACGTTATAGCCATACACCAGTTGTGTTTGTTAAAAGCGATGATTTGGAACAAGTGAATGCGGTGGCGGTAAAAGGGGAATCAGTAGCAGATGGTGCTTATTCCACTATTCCTAAAATGGATGCTCTTCATGGTATTCCAAGTTATTCACAAGAACAAGCTTCCCTCAACATGATGATTATTTTTTTGTATGTCATTACTGCGTTTGTACTAGCCGTGTTTTTCTATGTAATGACGTTACAAAAACGAGACCAATTCGGTGTTTTAAAAGCGCTTGGTGCGAATAATAAATATTTAATTTCGGGATTAATCACCCAGGTTATTCTTCTTTCTATCGTTAGCGTAGGGATTGCTACAGCGATTAGCTTTGGACTCGGCGCATTATTCCCAGCTGATATGCCATTTATTTTGAACATGGCAACAATTGTACAACCAGCGATTATTATTATCGTGGTATCTGTGTTAGGGGCAGTCGTATCGCTTTATCAAGTGATCCAGATTGATCCACTAGAAGCGATTGAGGGGGTGGCAACATGA